From Streptomyces sp. NBC_01754, a single genomic window includes:
- the nuoN gene encoding NADH-quinone oxidoreductase subunit NuoN, with protein MSATAVHSLWTTAGEVTSAAPGDRFTAPTIEYAQLAPVLIVVGVAVLGVLVEAFVPRRARYTTQVSLTVLALAASFAAVIGLAADGYATEGAHIAAMGAIAVDGPALFLQGTILLVSMVSVFTFAERRLDPAANGNRVDSFAAQAGSVPGSDSEKAAVKAGFTTTEVFPLVLFSVAGMLVFPAANDLLTLFIALEVFSLPLYLLCAVARRKRLMSQESAVKYFLLGSFSSAFLLFGIALLYGYAGTVSYAGIANVVDGGVQEIDPALADTMGNDALLLIGGALVLMGLLFKVGAVPFHMWTPDVYQGAPTPVTGFMAAATKVAAFGALLRLLYVVLPGLTWDLRPVMWGVAILTMIGGAVVAITQTDVKRLLAYSSIAHAGFILAGVIAASPEGISSVLFYLGVYSFVTVGAFAVVTLVRDAGGEATHLSKWAGLGRRSPLTAAVFAVFLLSFAGIPLTSGFSGKFAVFKAAADGGAAGLVVVGVISSAIAAFFYIRVIVLMFFSEPKADGPTVAVPSPLTMTTIAVGLAVTVVLGLAPQYFLDLASQAGGFVR; from the coding sequence GTGAGCGCAACAGCTGTCCACAGCCTGTGGACGACGGCGGGCGAGGTGACGTCGGCGGCGCCGGGCGACCGCTTCACCGCGCCGACCATCGAATACGCCCAACTGGCGCCCGTCCTGATCGTGGTCGGCGTCGCCGTCCTGGGCGTCCTGGTCGAGGCCTTCGTCCCGCGGCGCGCCCGGTACACCACCCAGGTGTCCCTGACGGTCCTCGCGCTCGCGGCGTCGTTCGCCGCGGTCATCGGGCTGGCGGCCGACGGATACGCCACCGAGGGCGCGCACATCGCGGCCATGGGGGCCATCGCCGTCGACGGTCCGGCCCTCTTCCTCCAGGGCACGATCCTGCTGGTCTCGATGGTGTCCGTCTTCACCTTCGCCGAGCGGCGCCTGGACCCGGCCGCGAACGGCAACCGGGTCGACTCCTTCGCGGCCCAGGCCGGTTCGGTACCCGGCAGCGACAGCGAGAAGGCCGCGGTCAAGGCCGGGTTCACCACCACCGAGGTCTTCCCGCTGGTCCTGTTCTCGGTGGCGGGCATGCTGGTCTTCCCGGCCGCCAACGACCTGCTGACGCTCTTCATCGCGCTGGAGGTCTTCTCCCTCCCGCTCTACCTCCTGTGCGCCGTCGCCCGCCGCAAGCGGCTGATGTCGCAGGAGTCCGCGGTGAAGTACTTCCTGCTCGGCTCCTTCTCCTCGGCGTTCCTGCTCTTCGGGATCGCCCTGCTCTACGGCTACGCGGGCACCGTCTCGTACGCGGGCATCGCCAACGTGGTCGACGGCGGGGTCCAGGAGATCGACCCGGCCCTCGCCGACACCATGGGCAACGACGCGCTGCTGCTCATCGGCGGTGCGCTGGTCCTGATGGGTCTGCTCTTCAAGGTCGGCGCCGTGCCGTTCCACATGTGGACCCCGGACGTCTACCAGGGCGCCCCCACCCCGGTCACCGGATTCATGGCGGCCGCCACCAAGGTCGCCGCGTTCGGCGCGCTGCTGCGTCTGCTGTACGTGGTGCTGCCGGGCCTCACCTGGGACCTGCGCCCGGTCATGTGGGGCGTCGCGATCCTCACCATGATCGGCGGTGCGGTCGTCGCGATCACCCAGACCGACGTCAAGCGGCTGCTGGCCTACTCCTCGATCGCGCACGCCGGGTTCATCCTGGCCGGTGTCATCGCGGCCAGCCCCGAGGGCATCTCGTCCGTCCTCTTCTACCTCGGCGTCTACTCCTTCGTGACCGTCGGCGCCTTCGCCGTCGTCACCCTGGTGCGCGACGCGGGCGGCGAGGCGACACACCTGTCGAAGTGGGCCGGCCTCGGCCGGCGCTCGCCGCTGACCGCGGCGGTCTTCGCGGTCTTCCTGCTGTCCTTCGCCGGAATCCCGCTCACCTCGGGCTTCTCCGGCAAGTTCGCCGTGTTCAAGGCGGCGGCGGACGGCGGAGCGGCCGGACTGGTCGTGGTCGGTGTGATCTCGTCGGCCATCGCCGCGTTCTTCTACATCCGGGTCATCGTCCTGATGTTCTTCAGCGAGCCGAAGGCGGACGGCCCCACGGTCGCCGTCCCGTCCCCGCTGACGATGACCACGATCGCGGTCGGGCTCGCCGTCACCGTGGTGCTGGGCCTGGCCCCGCAGTACTTCCTGGACCTGGCGAGCCAGGCCGGGGGCTTCGTACGGTAA
- the recQ gene encoding DNA helicase RecQ yields MSVTTESAAQQTLHRVFGYEAFRGEQGAVIDHVVAGGDAVVLMPTGGGKSLCYQIPALVRPGTGIVVSPLIALMQDQVDALRALGVRAGFMNSTQDFDERRSMESQFLAGELDLLYLAPERLRLDSTLALLARGEISVFAVDEAHCVAQWGHDFRPDYLALSVLGERWPDVPRIALTATATEVTHREITQRLGMPEAKHFVAGFDRPNIQYRIVGKSDPKKQLLTFLKEEHAGDAGIVYCLSRNATEKTAEYLCRNGIDAVPYHAGLDAGTRAAHQSRFLREEGLVVVATIAFGMGIDKPDVRFVAHLDLPKSVEGYYQETGRAGRDGAPSTAWMAYGLQDVVQQRKMIQGDEASPSSPLRSNRGDPYRRQAAAHLDAMLALCETVRCRRAQLLTYFGQEPPQETCGNCDNCLSPPETWDGTVAAQKALSTVVRLKRERNQKFGAGQIIDILLGRKTAKVIQFDHDQLSVFGIGEELAEAEWRGVMRQLLAQGLLAVEGEYGTLVLTEESGSVLGREREVLLRKEPKRPTSRTSVKGDRKAKSTPVDLPAEAVPVFEALRAWRAAQAKELGLPAYVIFHDATLREIATLLPGSLAELGGVSGLGEKKLATYGEGVLEVLAGLDTPAAPEPGLATVPHQAPPRTTAAVPPQAPAAAEPAPSRPAPAEPAAPARAVADPDQHLGWDEEPPEFD; encoded by the coding sequence ATGAGTGTGACGACCGAGAGCGCGGCGCAGCAGACGCTGCACCGGGTATTCGGGTACGAGGCGTTCCGCGGCGAGCAGGGCGCGGTCATCGACCACGTGGTCGCCGGCGGCGACGCGGTCGTCCTCATGCCCACGGGCGGCGGAAAGTCCCTCTGCTACCAGATCCCCGCCCTGGTCAGGCCCGGCACCGGCATCGTGGTCTCCCCGCTGATCGCCCTCATGCAGGACCAGGTGGACGCCCTGCGGGCGCTCGGTGTCCGGGCCGGCTTCATGAACTCCACCCAGGACTTCGACGAGCGCCGCTCGATGGAGTCCCAGTTCCTGGCGGGCGAGCTGGACCTGCTGTATCTGGCCCCCGAGCGGCTGCGCCTGGACTCCACCCTCGCCCTGCTCGCCCGCGGCGAGATCTCCGTGTTCGCCGTCGACGAGGCGCACTGCGTCGCCCAGTGGGGCCACGACTTCCGCCCCGACTACCTGGCCCTGTCGGTGCTGGGGGAGCGCTGGCCCGACGTACCCCGTATCGCGCTGACGGCCACGGCGACGGAGGTCACGCACCGGGAGATCACCCAGCGTCTCGGCATGCCCGAGGCGAAGCACTTCGTCGCCGGCTTCGACCGTCCCAACATCCAGTACCGGATCGTGGGCAAGTCCGACCCCAAGAAGCAGCTGCTCACCTTCCTCAAGGAGGAGCACGCGGGGGACGCGGGCATCGTCTACTGCCTCTCGCGCAACGCGACGGAGAAGACCGCCGAGTACCTCTGCCGCAACGGCATCGACGCCGTGCCGTACCACGCGGGCCTGGACGCCGGGACGCGCGCCGCCCACCAGTCGCGCTTCCTGCGTGAGGAGGGCCTGGTCGTCGTCGCGACGATCGCCTTCGGCATGGGCATCGACAAGCCGGACGTCCGCTTCGTCGCCCACCTCGACCTGCCCAAGTCCGTCGAGGGGTACTACCAGGAGACCGGCCGCGCCGGCCGTGACGGGGCGCCGTCCACGGCCTGGATGGCGTACGGCCTCCAGGACGTCGTCCAGCAGCGCAAGATGATCCAGGGCGACGAGGCTTCCCCGAGCTCTCCACTCCGCTCGAACAGGGGAGACCCCTATCGGCGCCAGGCGGCCGCGCACCTCGACGCGATGCTGGCGCTCTGCGAGACCGTGCGGTGCCGCCGGGCCCAGCTCCTGACGTACTTCGGCCAGGAGCCGCCCCAGGAGACCTGCGGAAACTGCGACAACTGCCTCAGCCCGCCGGAGACCTGGGACGGCACGGTGGCCGCGCAGAAGGCGCTGTCCACCGTCGTCCGGCTGAAGCGGGAGCGGAACCAGAAGTTCGGGGCCGGGCAGATCATCGACATCCTGCTGGGCCGCAAGACGGCGAAGGTCATCCAGTTCGACCACGACCAGCTCTCCGTCTTCGGCATCGGCGAGGAGCTGGCCGAGGCGGAGTGGCGGGGTGTGATGCGCCAGCTGCTGGCCCAGGGGCTGCTCGCGGTCGAGGGGGAGTACGGCACGCTGGTGCTGACCGAGGAGAGCGGTTCGGTGCTGGGCCGGGAGCGTGAGGTGCTGCTCCGCAAGGAGCCGAAGCGGCCCACGTCCCGCACGTCGGTCAAGGGCGACCGCAAGGCGAAGTCGACTCCTGTCGATCTGCCGGCCGAGGCGGTCCCGGTCTTCGAGGCGCTGCGCGCCTGGCGCGCGGCCCAGGCGAAGGAGCTGGGCCTCCCGGCGTATGTGATCTTCCACGACGCGACGCTGCGCGAGATCGCCACCCTGCTCCCCGGCTCCCTGGCGGAGCTGGGCGGGGTCAGCGGACTGGGCGAGAAGAAGCTCGCGACGTACGGGGAGGGGGTCCTGGAGGTGCTGGCGGGGTTGGACACCCCGGCCGCCCCGGAGCCCGGCCTCGCCACGGTCCCGCATCAGGCCCCGCCCCGGACCACCGCCGCCGTCCCGCCCCAGGCCCCGGCCGCAGCCGAACCGGCCCCGTCCCGCCCGGCCCCGGCCGAGCCGGCTGCCCCCGCACGGGCGGTGGCCGACCCTGACCAGCACCTCGGCTGGGACGAGGAACCGCCCGAGTTCGACTGA
- a CDS encoding Uma2 family endonuclease has product MSVEPEAPEPRWAVPPVGGWTADDLDTLPNLPPHTELIDGSLVFVSPQTVFHERAIDYLKWQLQSLAPLDLEVFREFTIDVDFQNRPEPDVVVVRADAVESLRQTRFPAESVLLAVEVVSDESVTRDRETKPVKYARARIPHYWRVENQDGRAVVYVFELEPATGAYTSTGIFHDRMKVSTPFTVDLDLTAIVSRRRAAAPEPPE; this is encoded by the coding sequence ATGAGCGTCGAACCCGAGGCACCCGAGCCACGGTGGGCGGTTCCGCCCGTGGGCGGCTGGACCGCCGATGACCTGGACACACTCCCGAATCTGCCTCCGCATACGGAGCTGATCGACGGGAGCCTTGTCTTCGTGAGTCCGCAGACCGTTTTCCACGAGCGTGCGATCGACTATCTGAAGTGGCAGTTGCAGTCACTCGCGCCACTCGATCTGGAAGTCTTTCGCGAGTTCACCATCGACGTCGACTTCCAGAACCGGCCCGAACCCGATGTCGTCGTCGTGCGCGCGGACGCGGTCGAGAGTCTGCGGCAGACGCGGTTCCCGGCCGAGAGCGTGCTGCTGGCCGTCGAGGTCGTGTCCGACGAATCCGTCACCCGGGACCGGGAGACCAAGCCCGTGAAGTACGCGCGGGCGAGGATCCCGCACTACTGGCGGGTGGAGAACCAGGACGGCCGGGCGGTCGTCTACGTCTTCGAGCTGGAGCCGGCCACCGGTGCCTACACGTCCACCGGGATCTTCCACGACCGGATGAAGGTCTCCACTCCCTTCACCGTCGATCTCGATCTGACCGCGATCGTCTCCCGCCGCCGGGCGGCCGCCCCCGAGCCCCCGGAGTAG
- the fahA gene encoding fumarylacetoacetase, translated as MPEQSSPLDLAEGDPFGPHNLPYGVFSTPEHPADRRVGVRIGAHVLDAGAAAHALGSPYAQLLAQPSLMPLLAAGRTAWRDVRRALTAWVSVPAHRPDMEPLLHPVGSVTLHLPYEVADYVDFYASEHHATNVGKIFRPDGAALTPNWKHLPIGYHGRAGTVVVSGTDVVRPSGQRKAPTDPAPVFGPSVKLDIEAEVGFVVGVPSEQGAPVALGDFREHVFGLSLLNDWSARDIQAWEYVPLGPFLGKSFATSVSAWVTPLEALDSARTAPPARDFPLLPYLEDADEEEPGGFDLRISVAVNGRTVAEPPFASMYWTAAQQLAQMTVNGASLRTGDLYGSGTVSGAEPGQRGSLLELTWNGRDPLDLPGGSRTFLEDGDTVTLTAWAPGPHGTRVGLGEVTGRIVPAA; from the coding sequence ATGCCCGAGCAGAGCAGTCCGCTCGATCTGGCCGAGGGCGATCCCTTCGGCCCGCACAACCTTCCGTACGGCGTGTTCTCCACCCCCGAACACCCGGCGGACCGCAGGGTCGGGGTCCGCATCGGCGCCCATGTGCTGGACGCCGGTGCGGCCGCGCACGCGCTCGGTTCCCCCTACGCCCAACTGCTGGCGCAGCCGAGCCTGATGCCGCTGCTGGCGGCGGGGCGCACCGCGTGGCGTGACGTCCGGCGCGCGCTGACCGCCTGGGTGTCCGTGCCCGCGCACCGCCCGGACATGGAGCCGCTGCTCCACCCGGTCGGGTCGGTGACGCTGCACCTGCCCTACGAGGTCGCCGACTACGTCGACTTCTACGCCAGCGAGCACCACGCGACCAACGTGGGGAAGATCTTCCGGCCGGACGGCGCGGCGCTCACCCCCAACTGGAAGCACCTGCCGATCGGCTACCACGGGCGGGCGGGCACCGTCGTGGTCTCCGGCACGGACGTGGTGCGCCCGTCCGGGCAGCGCAAGGCGCCCACGGACCCGGCACCGGTGTTCGGACCGTCCGTGAAGCTGGACATCGAGGCGGAGGTCGGATTCGTCGTCGGAGTCCCGTCCGAGCAGGGCGCCCCCGTCGCGCTCGGCGACTTCCGGGAGCACGTCTTCGGGCTCAGCCTGCTCAACGACTGGTCGGCCCGGGACATCCAGGCGTGGGAGTACGTGCCGCTGGGCCCGTTCCTCGGCAAGTCCTTCGCCACCTCCGTATCGGCGTGGGTGACTCCGCTGGAGGCCCTGGACTCCGCCCGTACGGCGCCGCCGGCCCGGGACTTCCCGCTGCTGCCCTATCTGGAGGACGCGGACGAGGAGGAGCCGGGCGGCTTCGATCTCCGGATCTCGGTGGCGGTCAACGGACGGACCGTCGCCGAGCCGCCGTTCGCCTCCATGTACTGGACGGCGGCCCAGCAGTTGGCGCAGATGACGGTGAACGGCGCCTCGCTGCGCACCGGTGACCTCTACGGGTCGGGCACGGTCAGCGGGGCGGAGCCGGGTCAGCGGGGCTCCCTGCTCGAACTCACCTGGAACGGCCGCGACCCGCTGGACCTGCCCGGCGGCAGCCGGACGTTCCTGGAGGACGGCGACACGGTCACGCTGACCGCCTGGGCGCCGGGGCCGCACGGGACGCGGGTGGGGCTGGGCGAGGTGACCGGGCGGATCGTGCCGGCCGCCTGA
- a CDS encoding CocE/NonD family hydrolase, with amino-acid sequence MQIRTAFPYETTHEDLYIPLGDTSQAEGAGEGPQLYARIWRPVTDEPVPALLEYLPYRLSDWTAPRDWQRHPWYAGHGYASVRVDVRGHGNSEGMPGDEYDATELADGVAVVEWLARQEWCSGKVGMFGISWGGFNSLQIAALAPEPLKAVVTVCSTDDRYDNDVHYMGGSVLGVDMHAWAATMLAFVCRPPDPADVGEDWRQMWLSRLEAVDPFIHTWLAHQTRDAYWKHGSVCEDYGAIKAKVLAVGGWHDPYRDTVLRLVEHLDPGRVRGLIGPWSHQYPDRGLPPGPAIGFLQETLRWWDQHLKDKETGVMNEPLLRSWISGSHRPATAYETLPGRWVGDASWPSGNVTPTAYALAGEPRIVRSPQQTGTDAGRFFPFGNDADLPPDQRDEDARSACFEFPVEEGPVEILGRPRVRLRIRMDVPRGQVIARLCDVAPDGASTLVTRGALNLAARHGRDRTEDWPVGETEDVTFELNGIGHTFPRGHRIRIAVSSSYWPWIWPQAGSAGFVLEADGSLVELPVRRYTDDPAITFGEPEQAEPLGVVYPATLDEPRPERLVVRDVAKGEWRLEVDPRYGGTRVYPDGLEFTEDAVETYTILEDDPLSARARSDWTVRLHRPEMAWDVRVETRSETSADAHDFITSNEVVCRDGDEVVFHRTWEKRIPRTAG; translated from the coding sequence ATGCAGATCCGCACCGCGTTCCCCTACGAGACCACCCACGAGGACCTCTACATCCCGCTCGGGGACACCTCCCAGGCCGAAGGCGCCGGGGAAGGCCCCCAGCTGTACGCCCGGATCTGGCGTCCGGTCACGGACGAGCCGGTGCCCGCGCTGCTGGAGTACCTGCCCTACCGGCTCAGCGACTGGACGGCGCCCCGCGACTGGCAGCGCCACCCCTGGTACGCGGGCCACGGCTACGCCTCCGTACGCGTCGACGTGCGCGGGCACGGGAACAGCGAGGGGATGCCGGGCGACGAGTACGACGCGACCGAGCTCGCCGACGGGGTGGCCGTCGTGGAATGGCTGGCGCGGCAGGAGTGGTGCTCGGGCAAGGTCGGCATGTTCGGCATCTCCTGGGGCGGCTTCAACTCGCTCCAGATCGCCGCGCTCGCCCCCGAACCGCTGAAGGCCGTCGTCACGGTCTGCTCGACCGACGACCGCTACGACAACGACGTCCACTACATGGGCGGCTCCGTCCTCGGTGTGGACATGCACGCCTGGGCGGCCACCATGCTCGCCTTCGTCTGCCGGCCGCCCGACCCGGCGGACGTCGGCGAGGACTGGCGGCAGATGTGGCTGAGCCGTCTGGAGGCCGTCGACCCCTTCATCCACACCTGGCTGGCCCACCAGACCCGCGACGCGTACTGGAAGCACGGCAGCGTCTGCGAGGACTACGGCGCGATCAAGGCGAAGGTACTGGCGGTCGGCGGCTGGCACGACCCGTACCGCGACACCGTCCTGCGGCTCGTGGAGCACCTGGACCCGGGGCGGGTACGCGGGCTGATCGGCCCCTGGTCGCACCAGTACCCCGACCGGGGGCTGCCTCCGGGACCGGCGATCGGCTTCCTCCAGGAGACGCTGCGCTGGTGGGACCAGCACCTCAAGGACAAGGAGACCGGGGTGATGAACGAGCCCCTGCTGCGGTCCTGGATCAGCGGCTCGCACCGCCCGGCCACGGCCTACGAGACACTGCCCGGTCGCTGGGTCGGCGACGCGTCCTGGCCCTCGGGGAACGTGACCCCGACGGCGTACGCGCTGGCGGGCGAACCGCGGATCGTCCGTTCGCCGCAGCAGACCGGGACGGACGCCGGCCGTTTCTTCCCGTTCGGCAACGACGCGGACCTGCCGCCGGACCAGCGCGACGAGGACGCCAGGTCGGCGTGCTTCGAGTTCCCCGTCGAGGAGGGCCCCGTCGAGATCCTGGGCCGTCCCCGCGTGCGGCTGCGCATCCGGATGGACGTACCGCGCGGGCAGGTGATCGCCCGGCTCTGCGACGTGGCCCCGGACGGCGCCTCCACGCTGGTGACCCGGGGGGCCCTCAACCTGGCGGCCCGGCACGGGCGCGACCGTACGGAGGACTGGCCCGTCGGGGAGACCGAGGACGTGACGTTCGAGCTGAACGGCATCGGCCACACCTTCCCGCGCGGCCACCGCATCCGGATCGCCGTCTCCTCCTCCTACTGGCCGTGGATCTGGCCGCAGGCCGGTTCGGCGGGCTTCGTCCTGGAGGCCGACGGCAGCCTCGTCGAACTGCCGGTACGCCGGTACACCGACGACCCGGCCATCACCTTCGGCGAGCCCGAGCAGGCCGAACCGCTGGGCGTCGTGTACCCGGCCACCCTCGACGAGCCGCGCCCGGAACGGCTGGTGGTCCGGGACGTGGCCAAGGGCGAGTGGCGCCTGGAGGTCGACCCGCGCTACGGCGGCACCCGCGTCTACCCGGACGGTCTGGAGTTCACCGAGGACGCGGTGGAGACGTACACGATCCTGGAGGACGACCCGCTGTCGGCTCGGGCCCGCTCCGACTGGACGGTCCGGCTGCACCGCCCGGAGATGGCCTGGGACGTCCGGGTCGAGACGCGTTCGGAGACCTCCGCGGACGCGCACGACTTCATCACGTCCAACGAGGTCGTGTGCCGGGACGGTGACGAGGTCGTCTTCCACCGGACCTGGGAGAAGAGGATTCCGCGGACCGCCGGCTGA
- a CDS encoding peptide MFS transporter — MSHATATSEPDGPAPEDDHAFFGQPRGLMTLSGLEVWERFSFLGMQAILVLFFADSVAHDGLGMDPGTAASVSAAYGTLVYLVSVAGGWLADRILGSYRAVLYGGVLIAFGHYSMAVPTAAMTWVGLGLISAGTGLLKPNVASMVGKLYRTEDQRRDAGFALYYMGINIGAFAGPLVTGWLGDHAGWHWGFSAAAFGMTLGLIQYVAGRRHLAGRKGAAEYALAPGPMRRAVLLITGGALVVAVVATALALAGWLTMDRFVDLLTLLAVIAPVVYFAVMFRSPRVTPEERGRLRPYVVLFLASVVFNFILFQAYSTMMLLASTNARTEIFGYHFPASWYASALGAFEVALAPVVATVWARMGPRQPHASNKIAFGVILGGLSFLLMVLPTSGHADDTYKMAAWWIVGSYLLLGLGDILLETSGMSATTKLAPRAFASQTMALWFLSLALANGIQAQIVKLYGEVSNPAYFGVNGAVAVVAGVAVIAAAPWLRRTMHPVH; from the coding sequence TTGTCCCACGCCACCGCCACCAGTGAACCGGACGGCCCCGCCCCCGAGGACGACCACGCTTTCTTCGGTCAGCCACGGGGTCTGATGACGCTGTCCGGACTGGAGGTCTGGGAGCGGTTCTCCTTCCTCGGCATGCAGGCGATCCTGGTCCTCTTCTTCGCGGACTCGGTCGCGCACGACGGCCTGGGCATGGACCCGGGCACCGCCGCCTCGGTCTCCGCCGCCTACGGCACGCTCGTCTATCTGGTCTCCGTCGCGGGCGGCTGGCTGGCCGACCGGATCCTCGGCTCCTACCGGGCCGTTCTCTACGGCGGTGTCCTCATCGCCTTCGGCCACTACTCGATGGCGGTGCCGACCGCCGCCATGACCTGGGTGGGCCTGGGACTGATCAGCGCGGGCACCGGCCTGCTCAAGCCCAACGTGGCGTCCATGGTCGGCAAGCTCTACCGCACCGAGGACCAGCGGCGGGACGCCGGCTTCGCGCTCTACTACATGGGTATCAACATCGGTGCCTTCGCCGGTCCCCTGGTCACCGGCTGGCTCGGCGACCACGCCGGGTGGCACTGGGGCTTCTCCGCCGCCGCCTTCGGCATGACGCTCGGCCTGATCCAGTACGTGGCGGGCCGGCGTCACCTGGCCGGGCGAAAGGGAGCGGCCGAATACGCGCTGGCTCCGGGCCCGATGCGCCGGGCCGTACTGCTGATCACGGGCGGCGCCCTGGTGGTGGCCGTGGTGGCGACCGCGCTGGCGCTGGCCGGCTGGCTCACCATGGACCGGTTCGTCGACCTGCTCACCCTCCTCGCGGTGATCGCCCCGGTCGTCTACTTCGCCGTGATGTTCCGGAGCCCCCGGGTGACCCCGGAGGAACGCGGCAGGCTGCGCCCGTACGTCGTGCTCTTCCTCGCCTCGGTCGTCTTCAACTTCATCCTCTTCCAGGCGTACTCGACGATGATGCTGCTGGCCTCGACGAACGCGCGGACGGAGATCTTCGGCTACCACTTCCCGGCGAGCTGGTACGCGTCCGCGCTGGGGGCCTTCGAGGTGGCGCTGGCCCCCGTGGTGGCCACCGTGTGGGCCCGGATGGGGCCGCGCCAGCCGCACGCCTCCAACAAGATCGCGTTCGGGGTGATCCTCGGCGGTCTGTCCTTCCTCCTGATGGTCCTGCCCACCTCCGGTCACGCCGACGACACGTACAAGATGGCCGCCTGGTGGATCGTCGGCTCCTACCTGCTGCTCGGGCTCGGCGACATCCTGCTGGAGACCTCCGGCATGTCCGCCACCACCAAGCTCGCCCCCAGGGCCTTCGCGAGCCAGACGATGGCCCTGTGGTTCCTGTCCCTCGCCCTCGCCAACGGCATTCAGGCACAGATCGTGAAGCTCTACGGCGAGGTCTCCAACCCCGCCTACTTCGGTGTCAACGGCGCCGTCGCGGTGGTGGCCGGTGTGGCCGTCATCGCCGCCGCTCCCTGGCTCAGGCGCACCATGCACCCCGTCCACTGA
- a CDS encoding polyprenyl synthetase family protein: protein MTVVGPFGLRVRDQALEADVQAGLSAVEAGLLGATKSEVPFITEAAQHLVNAGGKRFRPLLVMLASQFGDPDAPGVVPAAVVVELTHLATLYHDDVMDEADVRRGVASANTRWGNSLAVLTGDFLFARASHILADLGPEAVRIQAEAFERLVTGQILETAGPRPGHDPVDHYMDVLSGKTGSLVAVAGRFGAMMAGADESVVDILTQYGERLGIAFQLADDFLDIASDSHESGKTPGTDLREGISTLPVLHLRARAAAEGRPEDLELLELLDGDLNDEARLAEALHGLRAHPALEQARRDTVRYAQEARATLTPLPECYTKSALEELCDAVVHRTG from the coding sequence GTGACCGTCGTCGGGCCGTTCGGACTGCGCGTGCGGGACCAGGCCCTGGAGGCCGATGTCCAGGCTGGTTTGTCCGCCGTCGAGGCCGGGCTGCTGGGTGCCACCAAGAGCGAGGTCCCGTTCATCACGGAGGCCGCTCAGCACCTCGTGAACGCCGGGGGCAAACGGTTCCGCCCGCTGCTGGTGATGCTCGCCTCGCAGTTCGGTGACCCGGACGCGCCGGGTGTCGTCCCCGCGGCCGTGGTCGTCGAGCTGACGCACCTGGCGACGCTGTACCACGACGACGTGATGGACGAGGCGGACGTACGCCGCGGGGTGGCGAGCGCCAACACCCGCTGGGGCAACTCCCTGGCCGTCCTGACGGGTGACTTCCTCTTCGCCCGCGCCTCGCACATCCTGGCCGACCTCGGCCCCGAGGCCGTACGCATCCAGGCCGAGGCGTTCGAGCGGCTGGTCACCGGCCAGATCCTGGAGACCGCCGGCCCGCGGCCCGGACACGACCCGGTCGACCACTACATGGACGTCCTCAGCGGCAAGACCGGTTCGCTGGTCGCCGTGGCCGGCCGGTTCGGCGCCATGATGGCGGGCGCCGACGAGTCGGTCGTCGACATCCTCACCCAGTACGGGGAGCGGCTCGGCATCGCCTTCCAGCTCGCCGACGACTTCCTGGACATCGCCTCCGACTCCCACGAGTCCGGCAAGACCCCCGGCACCGACCTCCGCGAGGGCATCTCCACCCTCCCCGTACTCCATCTGCGCGCCCGGGCCGCCGCCGAGGGCAGGCCGGAGGACCTGGAGCTGCTGGAACTGCTCGACGGCGACCTCAACGACGAGGCCCGGCTCGCCGAGGCGCTGCACGGGCTGCGGGCCCATCCGGCACTGGAGCAGGCGCGGCGAGACACCGTCCGGTACGCCCAGGAGGCCCGGGCCACGCTGACGCCGCTGCCCGAGTGCTAC